A region of Gloeocapsopsis sp. IPPAS B-1203 DNA encodes the following proteins:
- the rpmG gene encoding 50S ribosomal protein L33 — MAKSKGVRITVTLECTECRTNPDKRSPGVSRYTTMKNRRNTTARLELKKFCPHCNRHTVHKEIK, encoded by the coding sequence ATGGCTAAAAGTAAAGGTGTCCGGATCACTGTGACACTAGAATGTACTGAATGTCGCACTAATCCAGATAAGCGATCGCCTGGAGTTTCCCGTTACACCACAATGAAAAATCGGCGTAACACAACTGCAAGATTAGAACTAAAGAAGTTTTGCCCTCACTGCAACCGCCACACTGTTCATAAGGAAATTAAGTAA
- a CDS encoding serine/threonine-protein kinase — MSYCLNPDCSHPQNSSSCQTCATCGAQLLLRDRYRALQALAQGGFGATFLAQDVTLPGEPKCVIKQLRPSATSSEALDMARKLFAREAKTLGKIGSHPQVPRLLDYFEDTEQFYLIQEYINGLTLQQEIKRSGPFSEVGVKQFLSELLPTLQYLHSQQVIHRDIKPANIIRRHEDCKLVLIDFGAVKDQVSQTTSMSEHTALTAFAVGTPGFAPPEQLAMRPVYASDVYALGVTCIYLLTGKSPKDLDYNSSTGEMLWQNKVQISDRFREVLQKMLEGAVRHRYQSPNDVLTALELEPYMDSLANSMAAQPSAVRKPRLPRMVKQATSITAPVTTATSTYGNSAAQSRAQMADAIRARRANLTEMPNKLKQSASVASVPSAMGQKPKVAPPRKLDADNLVLSYIKGRRDFASYDLSSLDLQRVDLSEVNFRAAKLDRTNFFKCILSGNDFSHANLKRTNFRETILTKAYFHSADLEGADFRGANLSYADLSDANLRNVNLCGANLTGAKVSDEQLAHAKVNWMTIRPNGKRGWL, encoded by the coding sequence ATGAGCTATTGCCTAAATCCTGATTGTTCCCATCCGCAAAACTCAAGTTCCTGCCAGACGTGTGCAACCTGTGGTGCTCAATTATTGTTACGCGATCGCTATCGGGCACTGCAAGCTTTAGCCCAAGGTGGTTTTGGAGCAACGTTTTTAGCCCAAGATGTGACGTTACCTGGTGAACCGAAGTGCGTGATCAAGCAATTACGACCTTCAGCAACATCGTCAGAAGCCTTAGACATGGCGCGAAAACTATTTGCTAGGGAAGCTAAAACTTTAGGCAAGATTGGTAGTCATCCTCAAGTACCAAGGCTACTCGACTACTTTGAAGACACCGAACAGTTTTATTTAATTCAAGAGTACATTAATGGCTTAACGCTGCAACAGGAAATCAAACGCTCTGGTCCTTTTAGTGAAGTTGGAGTCAAGCAATTTTTGAGCGAACTTCTGCCAACGTTGCAGTATCTCCACAGCCAACAGGTTATCCACCGAGATATCAAACCAGCAAACATTATTCGACGTCATGAGGATTGTAAACTCGTTTTGATTGATTTTGGTGCTGTGAAAGACCAAGTCAGTCAAACAACGAGTATGTCAGAACATACAGCTTTAACAGCTTTTGCGGTTGGAACTCCAGGTTTTGCACCTCCCGAACAACTCGCGATGCGCCCCGTTTATGCAAGTGACGTTTATGCTTTGGGAGTGACTTGTATTTATCTGCTTACGGGCAAATCTCCTAAAGATCTTGACTACAATTCCTCAACTGGAGAAATGCTTTGGCAAAACAAAGTACAAATTAGCGATCGCTTCCGCGAAGTTTTACAAAAAATGCTAGAAGGTGCTGTACGACATCGTTACCAATCTCCTAATGATGTCTTAACGGCACTAGAACTAGAACCATACATGGATAGTTTAGCTAACAGTATGGCGGCTCAACCTTCTGCGGTTCGCAAACCTAGATTACCCAGAATGGTGAAGCAAGCGACATCTATTACAGCACCAGTGACTACTGCAACAAGTACGTATGGTAATAGTGCGGCTCAATCGAGGGCACAAATGGCAGATGCAATTCGTGCAAGAAGAGCAAATCTTACCGAGATGCCAAATAAACTTAAACAATCAGCAAGCGTTGCTTCTGTGCCTTCAGCAATGGGACAAAAACCCAAAGTTGCACCACCGAGAAAGCTAGATGCGGACAATTTAGTTTTGTCTTATATCAAAGGAAGAAGAGATTTTGCTTCTTACGATCTCAGCTCACTTGACTTGCAGCGAGTAGATCTATCAGAAGTGAACTTTCGGGCAGCGAAATTAGATCGTACAAATTTTTTTAAATGCATTTTGTCAGGTAATGATTTTAGCCACGCTAACCTCAAGCGAACTAATTTTAGAGAAACCATTTTAACAAAGGCTTACTTTCATTCTGCTGATTTAGAAGGAGCCGATTTTCGCGGTGCTAATTTGAGCTACGCTGACTTGAGTGATGCTAATTTACGAAATGTTAATTTGTGTGGGGCTAATCTCACTGGAGCAAAAGTTTCGGATGAGCAGTTAGCTCACGCCAAAGTAAATTGGATGACGATCCGCCCTAATGGTAAGCGCGGTTGGCTTTAA
- a CDS encoding DEAD/DEAH box helicase family protein, producing MVRISTLSFDRGTLILHPPPKGKAWVDYAAWDDRVEKFRIKAIDYRQLVEALQNENINFIDEAKAFIALELVSSLAMEPYPHQTQALTAWKQAGRQGVVVLPTAAGKTYLAQLAIASTPRSTLIVVPTLDLMHQWYAQLLAAFPDAEVGLLGGGSRDKSPLLVATYDSAAIHAEALGNRYALLIFDECHHLPTDFNRAIAEYAIAPYRLGLTATPERSDGKHSDLNYLIGTEVYRQTAEELAGKALAKHEVVQIKVKLSQHERDRYNESIELRNAFLQQANIKLGNLKGWQLFVQASARSIAGRKAMLAHRTAKAIALGTDGKLRVLSNLLAQHYPERTLIFTADNATVYRISQELLIPAITHQTPIKERHEILLRFREGEYRALVASHVLNEGVDVPAASVAIILSGTGSAREYIQRLGRVLRRGTDKDKLAVLYEVVAEDTSEEGTSVRRRGARGAGEIQQLEILPSQTTYGVNHVTRRAAESQDLYKVDIDHQEDS from the coding sequence ATGGTACGTATTTCTACATTATCTTTTGATCGCGGTACTTTAATTTTGCATCCTCCGCCCAAGGGTAAGGCTTGGGTAGATTACGCTGCTTGGGATGACAGAGTAGAAAAATTCCGCATTAAAGCAATAGATTATCGTCAGCTTGTAGAAGCCTTGCAAAACGAGAACATTAATTTTATTGATGAAGCCAAAGCGTTTATTGCGTTGGAACTTGTCTCAAGTTTGGCAATGGAACCCTATCCTCACCAAACCCAAGCTTTAACTGCATGGAAACAAGCAGGGCGTCAAGGTGTTGTTGTCTTACCTACCGCCGCTGGAAAAACGTATTTAGCTCAACTTGCGATCGCTTCTACTCCTCGTAGTACGCTCATCGTAGTTCCCACTTTAGATTTAATGCATCAGTGGTATGCTCAACTATTAGCAGCGTTTCCAGATGCAGAAGTAGGGTTACTAGGTGGAGGTTCGCGAGATAAATCTCCTTTATTAGTTGCAACGTATGATAGTGCTGCAATTCATGCAGAAGCTTTGGGAAACCGCTATGCACTACTGATTTTTGATGAATGTCATCATTTACCTACTGATTTTAATCGCGCGATCGCGGAATATGCGATCGCACCGTATCGATTAGGATTAACTGCAACCCCTGAACGCAGCGATGGTAAGCACTCAGATTTAAATTACTTAATTGGAACCGAAGTTTATCGCCAAACTGCAGAAGAACTCGCCGGTAAAGCTTTAGCCAAACATGAAGTTGTTCAAATTAAGGTAAAACTGTCGCAACACGAACGCGATCGCTACAACGAATCAATCGAGTTACGCAATGCATTTTTACAGCAAGCAAATATCAAGTTAGGGAACTTAAAAGGTTGGCAATTATTTGTTCAAGCAAGTGCGCGTTCGATAGCAGGACGTAAAGCAATGTTAGCGCACCGTACAGCAAAGGCGATCGCATTAGGTACGGATGGTAAGTTACGGGTATTAAGTAATTTACTTGCACAACATTATCCCGAACGTACGTTAATTTTTACCGCAGACAACGCAACGGTGTATCGCATTTCACAAGAGTTGTTGATTCCGGCGATTACCCATCAAACTCCGATTAAAGAACGTCATGAAATTCTTTTGCGATTTCGCGAAGGCGAGTACCGTGCTTTAGTCGCTTCGCACGTTTTAAATGAAGGTGTTGATGTTCCCGCAGCGAGTGTGGCGATTATTCTTTCGGGTACGGGTTCGGCGCGGGAGTATATTCAACGCTTAGGGCGGGTTTTGCGACGCGGTACAGATAAAGACAAGTTAGCTGTGTTGTATGAAGTGGTAGCGGAGGATACTTCAGAAGAGGGAACTTCAGTGAGAAGAAGAGGCGCGAGAGGCGCGGGGGAAATACAGCAGTTAGAGATTTTGCCTTCTCAAACTACTTACGGTGTGAATCATGTTACACGCAGGGCTGCTGAGTCTCAAGATTTGTATAAAGTTGATATTGATCATCAAGAGGATAGCTAG
- the rpsR gene encoding 30S ribosomal protein S18, whose protein sequence is MSYFRRRLSPIKPQDPIDYKDIELLRKFVTERGKILPRRITGLTAKQQRDLTVAIKRARILAMLPFINQEG, encoded by the coding sequence ATGAGCTATTTTCGTCGTCGTCTGTCACCAATTAAACCGCAAGATCCCATAGATTACAAAGATATCGAATTGCTGCGCAAGTTTGTCACCGAGCGAGGCAAAATTCTTCCTCGGCGAATTACAGGACTAACCGCCAAGCAACAACGCGATCTCACAGTGGCGATTAAACGAGCGCGGATTTTGGCTATGCTGCCGTTTATTAATCAAGAAGGGTAG
- a CDS encoding surface-adhesin E family protein has translation MLKKILVATASLVALFYPNSVSARQWVMLNSEPYLAVDVDSIKGTGDTITFWSRLIYDQNLRSSSYISLSSSTPQSIMSLTYVDCVSNKIGVLRQIEYNSNGKVLDDYDRSYLTIPPNLHSPVPDSLGEAELLYVCSLRTANGGRQPTNSRTISNSVIARNSSFPRKSCGDPFQRQGTYWPVFIDRGNLSNIRANLCNDAFSIIRERGISSVQVASFISYERASSFAKQVGGTVGEATHYINGRIVN, from the coding sequence ATGTTGAAAAAAATCCTAGTAGCTACTGCTTCTCTAGTAGCACTATTTTATCCAAATTCTGTGTCAGCGAGACAATGGGTAATGCTAAATTCTGAACCTTACCTTGCTGTAGATGTTGATAGTATCAAAGGAACAGGAGATACTATAACTTTTTGGAGTAGATTAATATACGATCAAAACTTAAGATCTAGCTCATACATTTCATTGAGTAGCTCAACACCTCAATCCATAATGTCCTTAACTTATGTTGATTGTGTAAGCAACAAAATAGGTGTACTCAGACAGATTGAATATAATTCAAATGGAAAGGTATTAGACGATTACGACCGAAGTTATCTTACAATACCACCTAATTTGCATTCGCCCGTACCTGATAGTCTTGGGGAAGCAGAATTACTTTATGTTTGTAGCTTAAGAACTGCTAATGGAGGAAGACAACCGACAAATTCTCGCACAATTAGTAACTCAGTCATCGCAAGAAATAGTTCATTTCCCCGAAAATCTTGTGGAGATCCCTTCCAGAGACAAGGAACATATTGGCCAGTATTTATAGATAGAGGTAATCTGAGTAATATTAGAGCTAATTTATGTAACGATGCCTTTTCAATTATCAGAGAACGGGGAATTAGCTCAGTTCAAGTAGCTTCTTTCATTTCCTATGAACGAGCGTCGTCTTTTGCCAAACAAGTCGGCGGAACCGTTGGTGAAGCAACGCATTACATTAATGGGCGGATTGTCAATTAG
- a CDS encoding ATP-binding cassette domain-containing protein, with translation MLQKQETVIEFRDVSYSPQHRAIVSNLNFSIRRGEALILLGRSGSGKTTTMKLINRLLTPTQGEVLFDGIPTNQWDEIKLRRKIGYVIQETGLFPHFTVERNVGLIPALEGWKPKQIKTRVFELLNLVGLEPEQFAKRYPHELSGGQRQRIGVARALAADPPVLLMDEPFGALDPITRLEIQSEFRRLQQELGKTVVFVTHDIQEAFVLASRIGLMDTGRLVVLGTPEDFLGSQEPEALAFKQCLRGIASSEASLPQFSDGDSNNGKWI, from the coding sequence ATGTTGCAGAAACAGGAAACGGTTATTGAATTCCGTGATGTTAGTTATAGTCCACAACACCGCGCGATCGTGTCGAATCTCAATTTCTCCATCCGTCGAGGTGAAGCACTGATTTTGCTAGGACGTAGTGGTAGCGGTAAAACAACGACGATGAAGTTAATTAATCGGTTACTCACACCTACTCAAGGTGAAGTCCTATTCGATGGTATTCCAACAAATCAGTGGGATGAAATTAAACTACGCCGCAAAATTGGTTATGTGATTCAAGAAACTGGCTTGTTTCCTCATTTTACTGTGGAACGCAATGTCGGTTTAATTCCTGCTTTAGAAGGCTGGAAACCTAAACAAATCAAAACGCGGGTGTTTGAACTATTAAACTTAGTCGGTTTAGAACCAGAACAATTTGCGAAACGCTATCCGCATGAATTATCTGGCGGACAACGACAGCGGATTGGTGTTGCAAGAGCTTTAGCCGCAGATCCTCCAGTATTATTAATGGATGAACCATTTGGTGCATTAGATCCGATTACCCGCTTAGAAATTCAAAGCGAATTTCGCCGCCTACAACAAGAATTAGGTAAAACAGTTGTTTTTGTAACACACGATATTCAAGAAGCATTTGTCTTAGCATCCCGTATTGGTTTAATGGATACTGGGCGGTTGGTAGTCTTGGGTACGCCAGAAGATTTTTTAGGTTCGCAAGAACCTGAAGCACTCGCTTTTAAGCAATGTTTGCGGGGAATCGCATCCTCAGAAGCATCATTGCCACAATTTTCAGATGGAGATAGCAATAACGGGAAATGGATTTAA
- a CDS encoding ribonuclease R family protein — protein MEKGKLVEFRVQGDRRLGVVDRPDGKSRWIAIDERGLAHSLAPRQITYESEQTCKPSEIPHFLEEVQTYLDPSSLEVAWELLVESGETVDPAQMAMLLFSEQNPSQCYAAHCLLSEDKLYFKQKGNTYEPRSAAQVAERKHQIEVEANRQREQQDFLTRVSQAIHGETVEWSRQDRQRIEAIEKYATLLAECVRSGLTPDSLARTYSPPVSVVETMNTLGRSATPQAAFELLVDLGVWSVHENLFLRRSQISVQFPTKVLEVAQQRMDSPPPDPDRRLDLTHLKVYTIDDQSTSEIDDGVSWELLADGRQRLWIHIADPTRWLVPEDELDLDARKRGTTVYLPTGMIPMFPSALATGPMSLLQGRVCCALSFGVVLDDSGAVREYSIHASSIKPTYRLTYEDVDEMLELSLEGEPEITAIAALARRRQMWRQSQGAVSINLPEAIIKVQDDEITIKVLNDSLSRHLVAEMMILAGEVAGHYGQVHKIALPFRGQPQPELPSEEELIQLPAGFARACAMRRCMPKSEMSTTPTRHAGLGLSTYTQATSPIRRYTDLLTHFQLKAHLRGETPPFSGEQIQEVMLSVTTVTQEATLVERQTNRYWGLEYLRRHPNQVWQALVLMWLREDSRLALILIEDLGLQLPMVFKRGVGLGDQVSVKVSYVDPRQDVLQFQEVTYSQAQQAAT, from the coding sequence GTGGAAAAGGGAAAGCTAGTCGAATTTAGAGTGCAGGGCGATCGCCGACTTGGTGTTGTTGATCGTCCTGATGGCAAATCACGCTGGATCGCAATCGATGAGCGCGGTCTAGCGCACAGTCTAGCTCCGCGACAAATTACTTATGAATCTGAACAAACTTGCAAACCATCAGAAATTCCGCATTTTTTGGAGGAAGTACAAACATACCTTGACCCTTCAAGCTTAGAAGTTGCTTGGGAACTATTGGTCGAAAGCGGCGAAACCGTTGATCCAGCACAAATGGCAATGTTGTTATTTTCAGAGCAGAACCCGTCACAATGCTATGCTGCTCACTGCTTACTCTCAGAAGATAAACTGTACTTTAAGCAAAAAGGAAACACCTACGAGCCACGGAGTGCGGCGCAAGTTGCAGAACGAAAACATCAAATCGAAGTCGAAGCAAATCGACAACGCGAACAACAGGATTTTCTAACACGAGTTTCTCAAGCGATTCATGGTGAGACAGTCGAATGGAGTCGCCAAGATCGCCAGCGAATCGAAGCTATAGAAAAGTATGCGACACTACTAGCAGAATGTGTGCGTTCGGGTTTAACTCCAGACTCGCTAGCGCGTACTTATTCTCCACCAGTTTCCGTCGTAGAAACAATGAATACTTTGGGACGTTCTGCCACACCACAAGCGGCTTTTGAGTTGCTCGTTGATTTGGGTGTTTGGAGCGTTCATGAAAATTTGTTTTTGCGGCGCAGCCAAATTTCGGTTCAGTTCCCTACTAAGGTGTTAGAAGTGGCTCAACAGCGCATGGATTCTCCACCACCTGACCCAGATCGTCGCCTGGATCTGACTCATCTTAAAGTTTACACAATTGACGATCAAAGTACGAGCGAAATTGATGATGGTGTCAGTTGGGAATTACTCGCCGATGGACGTCAAAGGCTGTGGATTCATATCGCCGATCCTACACGGTGGTTAGTTCCAGAAGATGAGCTTGATTTAGATGCCCGAAAACGAGGGACGACAGTTTATTTACCAACAGGAATGATTCCCATGTTCCCTTCTGCATTGGCAACAGGACCAATGAGTTTGCTACAGGGGAGAGTTTGTTGTGCTTTGAGTTTCGGTGTTGTTTTAGACGATTCAGGAGCTGTACGAGAGTATAGTATTCATGCAAGTTCAATTAAACCTACCTACCGTCTAACGTACGAAGATGTAGACGAAATGTTGGAATTGAGTTTAGAAGGCGAACCAGAAATTACAGCGATCGCTGCTTTAGCCCGCCGTCGTCAAATGTGGCGACAGTCGCAAGGAGCAGTTAGCATCAACTTGCCAGAAGCAATTATTAAAGTTCAAGATGACGAGATTACGATCAAAGTTTTAAATGATTCGCTGTCGCGTCATTTAGTTGCAGAAATGATGATTTTAGCAGGAGAAGTTGCTGGTCATTACGGTCAAGTTCATAAAATTGCTTTACCATTTCGCGGTCAGCCTCAACCAGAATTACCTTCAGAAGAAGAGTTAATTCAACTACCCGCAGGATTTGCTCGCGCTTGTGCGATGCGCCGCTGTATGCCTAAAAGTGAAATGAGTACTACACCTACACGTCATGCAGGCTTAGGTTTATCAACTTATACACAAGCAACTTCACCGATTCGCCGCTATACAGACTTACTCACTCATTTTCAATTAAAAGCCCACTTACGTGGCGAAACGCCTCCATTTTCTGGAGAACAGATCCAAGAAGTCATGTTGAGTGTGACGACAGTGACTCAAGAAGCGACATTGGTAGAACGTCAAACTAACCGCTATTGGGGCTTAGAATATTTACGCCGTCATCCTAATCAAGTTTGGCAAGCTTTGGTGTTGATGTGGCTGCGAGAAGATAGCCGATTAGCACTGATTTTGATTGAGGACTTGGGATTGCAGTTACCTATGGTTTTCAAACGCGGTGTTGGTTTGGGCGATCAGGTATCAGTTAAAGTTAGCTACGTCGATCCGCGTCAAGACGTGTTGCAGTTCCAGGAAGTAACTTATTCGCAAGCGCAGCAAGCAGCTACTTAA
- the glp gene encoding gephyrin-like molybdotransferase Glp produces the protein MLPASQAEAMILDLVQPLDGKRNGEVVTLLTAIDRILAAPVVSQLDFPHWDNSAMDGYAVRYEDVKNSHAEQPVALEIVEEIRAGRAPKREIKSGQAARIFTGGILPSGTDTVVMQEHTKREGNRVFILTAPPEEKAFVREGASFYQAGTPLLLPGIALQPPELAVLAAAQCTQIKVYRRPRVAILSTGDELITPDQPLQLGQIVDSNQYALAALVAQTGAEPLHLGIFPDKPHILRRAISQAIATADVVLSSGGVSVGDYDYVEQILADLGATIHIRAVAVKPGKPLTFATFAASAASKHKPVLYFGLPGNPVSALVSFWRFVQPALRKLSGLAHSWGPMFVQARSQHDLKSDGQRETYLWGQLHLIDGCYEFHLADGSHSSGNLINLAQTNGLAVIPIDQPAIAKGEIIRVLQVGTPLIPLAHSQQH, from the coding sequence ATGCTGCCAGCAAGCCAAGCAGAGGCAATGATTTTAGATTTGGTGCAACCCCTAGACGGAAAGCGCAACGGTGAGGTTGTAACACTTTTAACAGCAATTGACCGCATCCTGGCAGCACCAGTTGTGAGTCAGTTGGATTTTCCTCATTGGGATAATTCAGCAATGGATGGCTATGCTGTGCGGTATGAAGATGTCAAAAATAGTCATGCTGAGCAACCTGTAGCTTTAGAGATTGTCGAAGAAATCCGCGCCGGACGAGCACCGAAGCGGGAAATTAAATCAGGACAAGCAGCACGTATTTTCACAGGCGGAATCCTGCCATCAGGAACCGATACTGTAGTGATGCAAGAACACACCAAACGCGAAGGCAATCGCGTCTTTATTCTCACTGCACCACCAGAAGAAAAAGCTTTTGTCCGCGAGGGAGCCTCGTTTTATCAAGCAGGAACGCCACTTTTATTGCCTGGAATTGCGCTACAACCTCCAGAATTAGCAGTACTAGCAGCGGCACAATGTACGCAAATTAAAGTTTATCGCCGACCGAGAGTCGCAATTTTGTCTACTGGCGACGAATTAATTACTCCCGATCAGCCTTTACAACTTGGTCAAATTGTTGATTCCAATCAATATGCTTTAGCTGCACTTGTCGCCCAGACAGGAGCAGAACCTTTGCATTTGGGAATTTTCCCTGATAAACCCCACATCTTAAGAAGAGCAATTTCACAGGCGATCGCCACTGCTGATGTTGTTCTTTCCTCTGGTGGAGTTTCTGTTGGTGATTATGATTATGTAGAGCAAATTCTGGCAGATCTAGGAGCGACAATTCATATTCGTGCTGTAGCAGTTAAACCAGGTAAACCCTTGACATTTGCCACATTCGCTGCATCCGCAGCGTCTAAACATAAACCAGTGCTGTATTTTGGATTACCTGGCAATCCAGTTTCTGCTTTAGTCAGTTTTTGGCGGTTTGTACAACCAGCATTACGCAAGCTTTCTGGACTAGCGCACAGTTGGGGACCAATGTTTGTCCAAGCGCGATCGCAGCACGATCTTAAGTCTGATGGTCAGCGCGAAACTTATCTCTGGGGACAACTACACCTCATTGATGGTTGCTACGAGTTTCACTTAGCCGATGGCAGCCATAGTTCAGGAAATTTAATTAATCTAGCACAAACCAACGGTCTAGCAGTCATTCCAATCGATCAACCTGCGATCGCCAAAGGTGAAATAATCCGAGTTTTACAAGTCGGTACACCCTTAATTCCGCTAGCTCATAGTCAACAACATTAG
- a CDS encoding DUF790 family protein: MLPTDLLTHRLNGETIVPKRLAIDAKNLELATDLIACFQESIGNSQGELNERLQDFEGDSPDYRIKRGLAHLLKGLCEFEVVSPLEPQVLRERVFKVAAQTVPSRFNSQQTLTNLALQLSQELQREVIAEEIRVGLYADLAENKILTSFDAPTPEELLHRYNLSQVQGIFYKASHLIINAHRNVPGQYKLLFRYLKLFQLMAYIEGDAEHGFTITIDGPTSLFSPSTRYGLAIAKLIPALLHVTKWSLSATLQFRDFYTNNWKTGRFNLDSECGLVSHYPTGKTYDSMLEASFVDRWESLKTNWVLEREVDLIPIPGSVMIPDFRLVHPDGRIFLLEIVGYWRPEYLQKKFSQVRRANCDNLILAISERLNLEKAGVKLNDCPAKLVWFKDKLQPKSVLAVIE; encoded by the coding sequence ATGTTACCAACTGATTTATTAACACATCGCTTGAATGGGGAAACGATTGTTCCGAAGCGATTGGCGATTGATGCTAAGAATTTGGAGTTGGCAACAGATTTGATTGCTTGTTTCCAAGAATCCATTGGTAACTCTCAGGGTGAATTAAATGAGCGCTTGCAAGATTTTGAGGGAGATAGCCCTGACTATCGCATTAAGCGCGGTTTGGCGCATCTATTAAAAGGTTTGTGTGAATTTGAAGTGGTTAGTCCACTAGAACCTCAAGTTTTGCGAGAACGAGTTTTTAAAGTTGCAGCGCAAACAGTTCCTAGTCGTTTTAATAGTCAGCAAACACTTACTAATTTAGCTTTACAACTAAGTCAAGAGTTACAACGAGAAGTTATTGCCGAGGAAATTCGAGTAGGATTGTATGCTGATCTTGCTGAAAATAAAATTTTAACTTCGTTTGACGCCCCTACACCAGAAGAATTATTACATCGGTATAACTTGTCTCAAGTACAAGGAATTTTTTATAAAGCAAGTCATCTAATTATTAATGCACATCGCAATGTTCCTGGTCAATATAAGTTGTTATTTCGTTATCTAAAATTATTTCAATTAATGGCTTACATCGAGGGTGACGCAGAGCATGGATTTACAATTACAATTGATGGTCCTACGAGTTTGTTTAGCCCAAGTACTCGATATGGACTGGCGATCGCAAAACTGATTCCTGCACTGTTACACGTGACTAAATGGAGTCTCAGCGCCACACTACAATTTCGTGATTTTTATACAAATAATTGGAAAACTGGTCGTTTTAATCTTGATTCCGAATGCGGTTTAGTTTCGCACTATCCAACAGGTAAAACCTACGATAGTATGCTTGAAGCCTCATTCGTCGATCGCTGGGAATCATTGAAAACAAATTGGGTTTTAGAACGCGAAGTCGATTTAATTCCAATTCCTGGTAGTGTAATGATTCCTGACTTTCGATTAGTGCATCCTGATGGCAGAATATTCTTATTAGAAATTGTCGGCTATTGGCGACCAGAATATTTACAAAAGAAGTTTTCTCAAGTGCGTAGAGCAAATTGTGATAATTTGATATTAGCAATTTCTGAACGATTGAATTTAGAAAAAGCTGGCGTGAAACTTAACGATTGTCCTGCAAAACTTGTGTGGTTCAAAGATAAGTTACAACCTAAATCTGTGTTAGCAGTCATAGAATAA
- a CDS encoding RDD family protein — translation MNTSPDYTRFPRVQMGRRAVAFGIDFLGVWLLSSLLGGRPRFSWAQVFVFLLAWYGMRVLLVYRNQGQSFGRWTLDMKLLDVEAGTVPDLLTLVKRESIAGSCTMLAAIALSNFLMNAGSILLLVPLALDCGIALADSTRHQAGHDLIARTIIASSLRGYSLDIKVSRFLAQVRQRVVK, via the coding sequence ATGAATACTTCGCCAGACTATACCCGCTTTCCTCGGGTGCAAATGGGAAGACGCGCTGTAGCTTTTGGAATAGATTTTTTGGGAGTTTGGCTACTCAGTTCTTTGTTGGGTGGACGCCCTAGGTTTTCGTGGGCGCAGGTTTTTGTATTTTTATTAGCTTGGTATGGTATGCGAGTATTGCTCGTATATCGAAATCAGGGACAAAGCTTTGGTCGCTGGACTTTGGACATGAAATTACTGGATGTGGAGGCGGGCACAGTCCCAGATTTACTCACCTTGGTGAAGCGCGAAAGCATTGCTGGTTCGTGTACCATGCTAGCAGCGATCGCCTTGAGCAATTTCTTGATGAATGCAGGTAGTATATTGTTGCTAGTGCCTTTAGCACTTGACTGTGGCATTGCGTTAGCAGATAGTACCCGACATCAAGCAGGACACGACTTGATTGCTCGGACGATTATTGCTAGTTCATTACGAGGATACTCACTTGATATTAAAGTGAGCCGTTTTCTTGCCCAAGTTCGCCAGCGTGTCGTAAAATAA